CCATAATTTCACatcgaaattaattatttcatattcacTTACGTCTAGGTAACAATTTTATACTGAAGTACGTCGCTGGTTGAATAGCATCAGTTGGCCTTGAATTTTGAGTATTAAAAACAGTGTAGTAGACAAACATTTACAAATGTTTACTTTAGGTTATGGGGACTGGTACCGGAGGTACGCTTACGGGTATTAGCAGAAAATTCAGAGAAATTTCTCCTAATACACTAATAATAGGAGCAGATCCCTATGGATCAAAGTTTGCTCAACCATCTGAAATTAACGAAACGGATgtaaaatttatcgaaatagAAGGAATAGGATTTGAAATGATCGCAACGGTATGTGACAGAAGTCAAGTAGATAAATGGTATAAATTGTACGATAAGGATTCACTTAATATGTCTAGAAGGATGATTAGGGAAGAAGGACTATTAGTCggtaagatttttttataatacactACAATACTTGAAATTGTACATTGcattattgatataataaacTAAAACGCTAAAAACTATTGTATGTATATAAGAGTATTGTCCCTCCCCTTAAGCAATTAATGTTtaggtaattatttttttaatataatataaatttctacGCCTATGAATTGATATAATCCGTCATGTGCGCTGGAAAGAGACGCCATATTAGTGGGGATGTCACTTCTCAATTTTTAAGCTTCTGTTTTCGaacaaacaaatttcatttagaaATAGATTTAAATCAACTCAAAATCGATATTTtgagatttaaattttaaatgttttcgaTTTATCAACtgtatatagaataattttggAACCCAGACACAATAACTATAATCACGAACGATAAACCGATGTTGCCAAATTTAATTCAAAGATGATacgatataaatatttcagacaattttttggtaatatcaatttttatgatgataaaaaaactcaaatttttttcatatctttccaaaaaaaaaccaaatatatgCATTATATTGGTTCACTTACAATTCcaagaagaaattttaattcCGTATGATCTCCATCGCCTTCTACTAACCTTTTAAAAACATTCGCATTTCATATGAAGAGATTAAGGGAACTTGTGGCTCGTCTGTACCAAGTGATAGTACAGTAAATTTgtgattcatttttattatatatttaatttttttttcttgattaaacATATTGATTTAGGGtttcttctgattgaaaattagtttaaaacaaaaagaaatattaacgTTTCGACCTATCTAAATCTTGAGAGTAGTCAATGTCAAGTCAtaatttgataaagaccgaaataggtcgaatcgtcaatatttttacttatatccaaaactaattttcaaccAGAGAAGACCAAAAATTAAGATAACTGATTagagaaaaacataaaaagtaaaaaaaaaactgttaataaGTTATTTCGTGacgtttcaataatttgttgaaGAGATTGCAGATTTTATGTACaagttaaataacttaattgAATAAAATCGCTGGTTcccactttttttttaaattttgagttgCTGAATACTCATTTAAGCTTCTAAAAGTAtatacatatttgaaaaatagagtATCAATCTTAAAAGGATGTAAACTGTGACTAGACTATTCAACGAGTTTCAATTGCCGATGTTTTCGATTTTTACAATAGTTTTGTGCGTCATGCaaatataaaagttatagaaaaaattttttttcatatataaactTTATACACGTAGATTCTTATCCAAACTATCCAAGAAGATACCAGCACATtgttctcattcaaatataattaatgaGTATGAAATTTGGGTCTATTTAGTGTAATAAAGTTAACTGAACAAGCagcttccatttttttaaactgcCATAGCCTCAAAGTGTTATAATAATGAATGTGATAtcttattggttttttatttaataatagcTTGTTTGTCACACTTTTTTcagtatgtatataattttttgaggCAATAAATTTTTGGGAAGAgcttcaataataataataattaatatttattaggAACAAGCAGTGGCGTGATTATGGCGGGGGCTTTAAAAGCCATCAAAGATTTTAAATTGGGAAAGGGAAAAAAAGTTGTAGTTCTTTTACCAGATGGAACTAGAAATTACCTAACCAAATTCGTTAGAGATCAATGGATGGAACAAAGAGGCTTCATACCTTGTATAAATACCAATAATCACTGGTAAATGAATATGTTTAATCATAAAATTCTCATTTATGTTACTGACTATTTGATTAGTaaaagtttcttcttcttttttatatttcacatataacctataaatatgtaaatagtATGTTGGAACCATAGATATAGTAATTCTAGATTCCtaataacacatttttttgccaaaaatcgagtttattcatcaatgttatCTTCTTCAAGAGTTATACAATAATTCCAACGCTtatctaacttctcgatgccgtgcttgtagaaggatttgtgtTTTAACTcgaaataggcttcagtttcgaCAATTTCTACTTCATTTGCGTTGGATTCCTTACCGGCGAGTATTTTTTAAGATCAGTAGTCACTAGGGGGCAGGTCTGGATTATACAGTGGATGATGAAGCAATTCGAAgtataattcgttcaatttaactatcgttgccatcgacttgtgaatcggtgcattgtcttggtgtttcttcgacatatggggccgtttttacttgatttttgcattcaaacgatccaataaCTCTATGTAGTAATCgttattgattgtctctcccttttggaaaTAGTCGATGTACAATATTCCAtgtgcatcccaaaatactgaagccataaccttacCAGCTGACTCTTGTGCCTTTGGAGGTGGTTGACCAGtggactttttttatgttttctggagtaaccacatcaattggacgaccagaacgttcaccatcattggtgtctgtacgaccacgtttaaattcaacaaaccaATAATAAATGGTTGTTTTCGATGgtgcagagtccggataacacttttggagccattgctgagcttgtacagtattttttcacCAAGAAATTGAAATGAACACTTGAAACTTGGAACACGAATCCCATTGCCAGCGCAGTCTAGTATCACTTTGTCTATGGTTGCAACACAACAAAtgcttcaaatttttgaatttaaaaatttcatcctTAGGTGGTGGGATTTAAATGCTTccgaaataaaaacaaagcctttaaaaaatgtttcggTAACTACATCGTTGGAAGATGTTTTGGTTGTTATGAACGAACTAAACGTGGACTATTTACCCGTTGAGGAGGATGGGTAAGTACTAAATCctgttgaaattaatttatttatctttggTATACTGGTAAATGATCTACTTATAGAccaatttctctttttttcgATCATTTGTTTGCAGTCTTCCGCTTCATAATTCTCAATGTGTGTTTTGCATTGTTCGTGACTGGTCTGCAAGAAAGACTTTTCTCTGTTTGAACAGGTAGGAGCGAAAGTAATGGTGTCCAGACAGGTAATAGTTTACCTCTCCGTGACTTCTCTCTATTCAACCTTTGACATATGGTAAGAGGCGTGCAGTCCATCTACCTCATTGATACGTGTCATATCTACTATTGGTCCATTGTCATTAATCATTCTTCCTTTGCGACTccgattttttcgatatttcttttttatacttTCCTACGTTCGAGTGCTAGCAGGACTATTGGATAATAATGCTGTTTGTCTATTGGCagtttatataaaagttttttaggaTTCTTGCTGGCATAGTGagcagaaaaaatattacaaatgaaTTAATATCTTGTAATACACCGAAAGAAGAAGTTAAACAAACCATCGAACGGATGTACTCAAAGTTACCCAAAGATAGTAATGTTGGTCTAGTATCGAGAGTTCTGGAAGCAGAAAATTACGTGGTACTTCTAGAGTCTCAAGGTAATTTTGAGAagcatttttgtttattacttttaGAATTAACACTGATTTTTGTGTACAAACTATTGGAAATTCGTTTGGAATGGGTAAATTATTAGATGTTGactgttttatatattaaaatctgCTGAAAGCGAAAAGAATATTGCTCTAAGCTCATTTTAAGTTAAAAATCAATCTCTATCCTAATTAGTCTTCTTAAATAACTGGCAAGTGATAAATTTAAAGGGAATGTAGTAAGTAACCCATTCTTGGTGTAGTCAAAAGGAGGAAAGGAAATGAGAATTTGTTAAGGTCTCAACTCTTGTTGGAGCTTTGGCAAGATTACTTTCGCCCTTAGATTAAACCCTTAAAAATAAGTCATGGGCTTTGTAGGCCCTCTCGAGGGGGGACGGATATTGGGCTCCCTAACCAACGTTAAGGTGTCGAGGTCCAAAAACTCTTAACAATAAAGTTTagtttagaaaacaaaaattactaaaaaaccGACTTATAAATATCTGTAAACACGGTAAAACAGAAGGGATAACAAAGTAATGGAAAACGAATTAAAACTTGAGTGAATAATACAATTGGGACACTATGTAAAGTAAAAAACATAACAtcgccaaaaaaattttttttctgtatgttTAGAGTCACttgtgaaagttttttatttgttaaatgaatCTATGTTTCAGATGGCATCGATAAAGCATTAAAAATCATAACATCAGACGATGTTCTTAGTTTTATACAGAGCAAGAATGAAAAATAGgattataaatgatttaaatatatattaattattacagTTCTTACGATGTTATTATTTCTCCTGAAATTTATTTCACTTCATTACTAAAATACACAATAGAACTTCAAGAAACAAAACTGCTGtatgtcaaatgtcattttCCTTGTCAATCGATTCCGAATCAACCggtaatcgattaaacatcgttCTATTTAATTACAAATCTGTTTACTGCTCGAACTGATTCGTAATAAACGAGATCGATGTGATCCGCGAACACGGAACTGTTAAAAGCAATTCATAGTGCGTCTCCGATCGGTTCCAAACTAATTCGAAGTTACACCCGCGAACAATGCTTAAGACCAAGGTTGATAGAAAATAGGTTGACCGATAACGCGGAAGCCGTTACGTCATCATCCGAAAAATAAACAGTGTTTACGTTTGATTTGATAATAACGGAAGTTAAGTCAAAACGACGAATTCTTAGACTGCGCGGGAATTTCATTACTAGCGTTGGCATTATGCCTTACAAGGGAGAGCAACACTCGTTTTGCGTGCCGTGCGCGCGTATTTCGAGAACAATCCATTAGTTATTCGAGTTCGACGGTTGTATCGATTACGCAATATTGCAATATTGCTCTAAGCAATGCAACAATTTTAGCTTGGATCCAGATATTCAATACTACTGGACTTCAAGCAGTACACTTTGGAACgaatgaaatagaagacgaagatctgtGGCAATTTTATGCTTTTGGGACGAGGTCTTTGCCAACTAAgagttttcttattgggaatgtggcaatGAAACTccaaagtagactaactttaatatatattctgcgctttcgaatatttatgtattcatcgtgTGGGAAATGATTACTTAAGATTTGCGGcggtttttaattttgttatttcttgtaattcaaatttatgtgtttcaaaattcagttttcaaaatgacatttaattgaatattgtttTGGCAAACAATACGTTTGTTGGACAATATCTTTTTTCATAACTAGTTACGTAAAAGTATATTAAGatactatttgaaaaataaaatcaaaattttctttctaataCCTATATtgaattagttttattatttaagaGAACATGTTTTCAGTTCATAGTTGTGAATTATTGGTTATTAAGTAATACAACGTATTCATTAAATAGATTACTACTTACAGTCGATAAAAATCCTTGATTTTCAAGTTATTGTAGCCAGATATTTATAATGGAATTAATAAGTGGggatgttaaaaaaattcataatgatGTCTCACTTAAATGCTTCCATGATTTTATTTCGCTTTCAGATTGAAAAATATCGTAATCCAAGAATTACTTTGTTGTTTAGATCCAAAAAAATGTAagtaattgagaatttttaattaaaatgtgcgataaaatctatttatatttttatcaatttgtttttacatagttataaaaaaaaatctgcaataagtTGAATTTTTAGCGAATTCTTCTTTACTTTTATTATTCCCAGATATCCCCATCATAATTACACAAAttctttcgaaaataatttcaaaatttggcaacgttgttttAATACCATATATGTTACCGGCCAAACCCAGGACAAACTAGCTTCGTCTAGACCAGACATTCCCAAAGTGGTCGATATTGACCCATTGGGGTCGATATCGGTTTCCAAGGGGTCGACATAAACATAAACTGTTTTTGGGGGTCGACGACGTCTAAAAATCGGCCCGTATTAACTAACTCGAGTTCGAAAAAGGCTTCAGTGTGGTTACAAACGTTTTGACAAAACAAAGGTACCGTTTGAAAATCAACGAACGTGGCGATTAAGGCTGCAACTCACCAATATTAAACCGAATTTAGCTAGATTGGTAGAAAGTCACCAGATTCATCCATCgcactgaatttttcatttttttatcttcagtttgcgatttaaatgttttttaaaaaaataattcctacTCAAGTATTCTTACGTAActtgtattaataattattaattacactTGATATTTACTGAGTTTTAGTGTattgattttgatgaattttgatGACTAAGAATGTTTAATTCACTCACTTAACCAACCGCAAAGTTTCAAAATTGGTGAGTATTttgtatcaatagaaaaaaaaaatagagatagaattttttaattaattgtaaagTAATGACGGGGGTCTGAGATGTCAGTTCAGTTACGAAAAGGGGTCTCTTGCATAAAATGGTTTGGGAATCCCTGGTCTAGACCAAACTAGTTGATCCTGATATAAATACGCATGCTCTAGAAAAAACTAGTACGGCCTGGTCTAAGCCAATTTAGcagaattttcttctttttcattataGATGAACCTACGTTAAGTCAACGAGCAGATCAAAAACATTGGAGGGaaaagattttaatataaattttacaagGTGAAAGTAAAAAGTCATCTCATTATAAAATGTTATCAttgaggttaggttacgttaggttaggcaatgtattattaattttcctaAGGTTTTAACGAAAAatcattattgtttttgataaaaatgattatttttccaattacgGCGTATTTTATTAAGTTTATCTATTCATTTTGACTTACtttacatattatttataaattattccagaaaataatttcgaaaatgttttctgtttttcGTTAAAGTAGATAACAACTACTTTActggctaatacctcgacgaatattgaattacgtCTCATCTGAAGACCTTtatgtcgatattaacatccccaatggctcgcagCTGCAATGAGGGGGttgtaaccactgactagtttcgacgttattacgtttCATCAGAGTGGTTTAACAACCCTAGTTCGGGCTTGAGATCCGAATTGAAAAGAACGTCTAAGAGCGTCGCAATTTGGTTCATATAGTTAAACATTCCTCGACGAAGGTAGAAACCTACTTGACCAGTGGTTTGAAGTTGAAAGTGAAGATGGCGCCAGTTACTATTCGCTGGGAAATGTTTAAtacatgaaccaaatagcgacgctTTTTGATGTTGTCCTCAGTTAGTGTCTCAAGCCCGCACGAGGGTTGTTAAACCACTCTAATGaaacgtaataacgtcgaaactagtcagtggttacaaaACCCTCTTTGCAACTGCGAGTCATTGGtaatgttaatatcgacaaaaaggtcgatggacatcacgctcttcagag
This genomic interval from Diorhabda sublineata isolate icDioSubl1.1 chromosome 7, icDioSubl1.1, whole genome shotgun sequence contains the following:
- the LOC130446792 gene encoding cystathionine beta-synthase-like isoform X2, translating into MSYVSKDQDYVFQSPLHVNSCMPDRAFKCPWTKDIQKTERSPHSKWDWKPNTSNVFPDVLAATGNTPMIKLNKIPKTENVECEIYGKCEFLNPIGSVKDRMVIRCIEDAERSGLLKPGATIIEASSGNTGISVAWAASVKGYKCIIVLIDKISIEKENLIKAFGGKVLRVSASKDPTCEEGLFGTVHRLYKTIPNSIVFDQFSNPSNPISHYDTTAEEIFHQCGGQVDMIVMGTGTGGTLTGISRKFREISPNTLIIGADPYGSKFAQPSEINETDVKFIEIEGIGFEMIATVCDRSQVDKWYKLYDKDSLNMSRRMIREEGLLVGTSSGVIMAGALKAIKDFKLGKGKKVVVLLPDGTRNYLTKFVRDQWMEQRGFIPCINTNNHWWWDLNASEIKTKPLKNVSVTTSLEDVLVVMNELNVDYLPVEEDGILAGIVSRKNITNELISCNTPKEEVKQTIERMYSKLPKDSNVGLVSRVLEAENYVVLLESQDGIDKALKIITSDDVLSFIQSKNEK
- the LOC130446792 gene encoding cystathionine beta-synthase-like isoform X3; the protein is MSYVSKDQDYVFQSPLHVNSCMPDRAFKCPWTKDIQKTERSPHSKWDWKPNTSNVFPDVLAATGNTPMIKLNKIPKTENVECEIYGKCEFLNPIGSVKDRMVIRCIEDAERSGLLKPGATIIEASSGNTGISVAWAASVKGYKCIIVLIDKISIEKENLIKAFGGKVLRVSASKDPTCEEGLFGTVHRLYKTIPNSIVFDQFSNPSNPISHYDTTAEEIFHQCGGQVDMIVMGTGTGGTLTGISRKFREISPNTLIIGADPYGSKFAQPSEINETDVKFIEIEGIGFEMIATVCDRSQVDKWYKLYDKDSLNMSRRMIREEGLLVGTSSGVIMAGALKAIKDFKLGKGKKVVVLLPDGTRNYLTKFVRDQWMEQRGFIPCINTNNHWWWDLNASEIKTKPLKNVSVTTSLEDVLVVMNELNVDYLPVEEDGILAGIVSRKNITNELISCNTPKEEVKQTIERMYSKLPKDSNVGLVSRVLEAENYVVLLESQD
- the LOC130446792 gene encoding cystathionine beta-synthase-like isoform X1: MSYVSKDQDYVFQSPLHVNSCMPDRAFKCPWTKDIQKTERSPHSKWDWKPNTSNVFPDVLAATGNTPMIKLNKIPKTENVECEIYGKCEFLNPIGSVKDRMVIRCIEDAERSGLLKPGATIIEASSGNTGISVAWAASVKGYKCIIVLIDKISIEKENLIKAFGGKVLRVSASKDPTCEEGLFGTVHRLYKTIPNSIVFDQFSNPSNPISHYDTTAEEIFHQCGGQVDMIVMGTGTGGTLTGISRKFREISPNTLIIGADPYGSKFAQPSEINETDVKFIEIEGIGFEMIATVCDRSQVDKWYKLYDKDSLNMSRRMIREEGLLVGTSSGVIMAGALKAIKDFKLGKGKKVVVLLPDGTRNYLTKFVRDQWMEQRGFIPCINTNNHWWWDLNASEIKTKPLKNVSVTTSLEDVLVVMNELNVDYLPVEEDGILAGIVSRKNITNELISCNTPKEEVKQTIERMYSKLPKDSNVGLVSRVLEAENYVVLLESQGNFEKHFCLLLLELTLIFVYKLLEIRLEWVNY